Proteins from one Malania oleifera isolate guangnan ecotype guangnan chromosome 4, ASM2987363v1, whole genome shotgun sequence genomic window:
- the LOC131153868 gene encoding putative pentatricopeptide repeat-containing protein At1g12700, mitochondrial, translated as MVRGIAFGRDGAFATVSTYAVMPFLLVRTCTYATITTSKSITAPFTPHLRQIVKEHCKSGIAGSIDDAIGLFCRTVWMKPSPSIVEYNQLLGLIVRMKHNPTAISVINQMDSVGVTPNMNSLNILTNCFCNLNRVDFGFSVLGKILKLGLGPNTATLNTLIKGLCFGGEVAQAAWLFNLMMEDGYQLDVFTYSTMINGLCKIGENSAALELLRKMEEIGCVPTVVAYSPIIDRLCKDMLVNEAFSLFLEMIGKNITPNVVTYSSLIRGYCSLCQWKEVTSLLNEMIDKEITPNLYTLSILVDNLCKEGMAAQAQDVVELMIGRGLEPNTITYNALMDGFVLQGQMNMALDIFDVMVGRGCLPTVYSHNILIHGFCKSKRMEEAMKLFEEMSQNGLIPDIVTFTTLISGQFEVGRPQDAQMLLDKMQAHGQTPDIVMYSTLADGLFKSKYFDVAMA; from the coding sequence ATGGTGCGGGGAATAGCTTTTGGAAGAGATGGTGCTTTTGCCACTGTAAGTACTTATGCTGTGATGCCTTTTCTCCTCGTTCGAACTTGCACTTACGCTACTATTACTACCAGCAAAAGCATAACAGCACCATTCACACCTCACCTTCGTCAAATTGTGAAGGAGCATTGCAAATCTGGCATTGCTGGCAGTATTGATGATGCCATAGGGTTGTTCTGTCGCACGGTTTGGATGAAACCCTCGCCTTCCATTGTCGAATATAATCAATTGTTGGGTTTGATTGTGAGAATGAAACATAATCCGACTGCAATTTCCGTAATTAATCAAATGGATTCTGTAGGAGTTACGCCCAACATGAATAGTCTGAATATCCTCACAAATTGTTTTTGCAACTTGAATCGAGTGGATTTTGGTTTCTCTGTTTTAGGAAAAATTTTGAAGCTCGGTTTGGGGCCAAACACCGCCACTTTGAATACTCTTATCAAGGGCCTTTGTTTTGGGGGTGAAGTTGCTCAGGCCGCATGGTTATTTAACCTAATGATGGAGGACGGTTATCAATTGGATGTGTTTACTTATTCGACGATGATAAATGGGTTATGTAAGATTGGGGAAAATAGTGCAGCCCTTGAGTTGCTAAGGAAGATGGAAGAAATAGGTTGCGTGCCAACTGTAGTAGCATATAGCCCAATCATTGATAGGCTCTGCAAGGACATGCTAGTAAATGAGGCTTTCAGCCTCTTCTTAGAAATGATTGGTAAAAACATTACTCCAAATGTTGTCACCTACAGCTCATTAATCCGTGGCTACTGTAGTTTATGTCAGTGGAAAGAAGTTACTAGCTTGTTGAATGAAATGATAGATAAAGAAATCACCCCAAATCTGTATACCTTAAGCATATTGGTTGATAACCTTTGTAAAGAGGGGATGGCTGCTCAAGCACAGGATGTTGTGGAATTGATGATTGGAAGAGGTCTAGAGCCTAATACTATAACTTACAATGCCCTTATGGATGGATTTGTTTTGCAAGGCCAAATGAACATGGCATTGGATATATTTGATGTGATGGTTGGCAGAGGTTGTTTGCCTACTGTTTATAGTCATAACATCTTGATCCATGGATTTTGCAAGAGTAAAAGAATGGAGGAAGCCATGAAGCTCTTTGAAGAAATGTCTCAAAATGGATTGATTCCTGACATTGTGACTTTCACAACTCTTATAAGCGGCCAATTTGAGGTGGGCAGGCCGCAGGATGCACAGATGCTTCTAGATAAGATGCAAGCTCATGGCCAAACTCCTGATATTGTGATGTACTCAACCTTGGCGGATGGTCTATTCAAAAGCAAATACTTTGATGTGGCGATGGCCTAG